One stretch of Akkermansia massiliensis DNA includes these proteins:
- a CDS encoding PEP-CTERM sorting domain-containing protein, with translation MLAANAATIIAELPESANLSQTATMAPQTGNQLLDKVKGREFGVYAGGNNNSLANWPQNGEGTWVNHDDVGSIILCGRSGVAGDSFAMVLGGPRQGELVSSIIFSCDTPTSVITSYTMVLAVYDSAGTLVRNLSTVESFTFDSTSRTTTVSLDMADSPLAWGEGYKLVAGVRGGAGGATSPYTLANIQVSYETVPEPATASLGMLGLGALVFRRSRNR, from the coding sequence GTGCTGGCTGCAAATGCTGCTACCATCATTGCCGAACTGCCCGAATCAGCCAATCTGTCGCAAACCGCGACCATGGCGCCGCAAACGGGAAACCAGCTGCTGGATAAAGTAAAAGGCCGTGAATTTGGCGTCTATGCGGGAGGCAATAACAACAGCCTGGCCAACTGGCCCCAGAATGGGGAGGGAACCTGGGTCAACCATGATGACGTCGGTTCCATCATCCTGTGCGGCAGAAGCGGCGTGGCCGGAGACTCCTTTGCCATGGTGCTGGGCGGCCCCCGGCAGGGAGAGCTTGTTTCCTCCATCATCTTTTCCTGTGACACGCCCACCTCCGTCATCACGAGCTACACCATGGTGCTGGCGGTTTACGACTCCGCCGGAACGTTGGTCCGGAACCTTTCCACCGTGGAAAGCTTTACCTTTGATTCCACTTCAAGAACGACGACCGTTTCCCTGGACATGGCGGATTCTCCCCTGGCGTGGGGGGAAGGATACAAGCTGGTTGCCGGAGTGCGCGGCGGCGCGGGCGGCGCCACCTCCCCCTATACGCTTGCCAACATCCAAGTATCCTATGAAACCGTTCCGGAACCGGCTACCGCATCTCTGGGAATGCTTGGCCTGGGAGCCCTCGTCTTCCGGCGTTCCCGGAACCGGTGA
- a CDS encoding YifB family Mg chelatase-like AAA ATPase: MMTRLYSSTVLGVDGVEVEVEVDFRPMAEKRTFIVGLPDAAVKESGQRVDTAIQNSGLPFQQGVFVVNLAPADLRKQGPGFDLPIALGMVAGAAERDMDASSWCIVGELALDGAVRPVQGILPQIMEARRMGRKRIMLPRANAHEGTPVQGVEIYPVASLKEAWALLTSSVLPPPFTASGREDREAEDKEAAVDFDEIKGQPYARRAMEIAAAGGHNILLCGSPGSGKSMLAQRLPTILPPLNPEEALETSKIHSVCGLLKRGNGLVARRPFRAPHHTISDAGLMGGGANITPGEVSLAHNGVLFLDELPEFRRAALETLRQPLESGQVVISRASGTMTFPCRFMLAAAMNPCPCGYLGDRRRTCTCPPAQVARYRRKISGPLLDRFDLLMEVPAVDPSILASAPAGECSAGIRERVMAARQLQCSRYAGTPFRSNAALSGKALQRHCRLLPESRAILLRAVEELALSARAYDRILKVARTIADLEGSPDIQDSHLYEAVQYRAFEHSLRE; this comes from the coding sequence ATGATGACGCGGCTGTATTCCTCCACCGTTCTGGGCGTGGATGGCGTAGAAGTGGAGGTGGAAGTGGATTTCCGCCCCATGGCGGAAAAACGCACCTTTATCGTGGGGCTGCCTGATGCGGCCGTGAAGGAGAGCGGGCAGCGCGTGGATACGGCCATCCAGAACAGCGGACTGCCCTTCCAGCAGGGCGTTTTCGTCGTCAATCTGGCTCCGGCGGATTTAAGGAAGCAGGGACCGGGGTTTGACCTCCCCATCGCCCTGGGAATGGTTGCCGGAGCGGCGGAAAGGGACATGGACGCTTCTTCCTGGTGCATCGTGGGGGAATTGGCCCTGGATGGCGCCGTACGCCCCGTGCAGGGCATTCTGCCGCAGATTATGGAGGCGCGGCGCATGGGCAGGAAGCGCATCATGCTGCCACGTGCTAACGCGCACGAAGGAACGCCCGTGCAGGGCGTGGAGATTTACCCCGTGGCTTCTTTGAAGGAGGCGTGGGCACTCCTTACCTCCTCCGTTCTGCCCCCTCCCTTCACGGCTTCCGGAAGAGAGGACCGGGAGGCCGAAGACAAGGAGGCTGCCGTTGACTTCGACGAGATCAAGGGGCAGCCCTATGCGCGCCGCGCCATGGAGATCGCGGCGGCAGGCGGCCATAACATCCTTCTCTGCGGTTCTCCGGGTTCGGGCAAGTCCATGCTGGCGCAGAGGCTCCCGACCATTCTCCCTCCGCTGAATCCGGAGGAAGCTCTGGAAACCAGTAAAATCCATTCCGTATGCGGACTGCTGAAACGGGGGAACGGCCTGGTGGCCCGGCGTCCGTTCCGGGCTCCGCACCATACCATTTCCGATGCCGGGCTGATGGGCGGAGGAGCGAATATCACGCCGGGGGAAGTGTCCCTGGCCCACAACGGCGTGCTCTTTCTGGACGAATTGCCGGAGTTCCGCCGCGCCGCGCTGGAAACTCTGCGGCAACCGCTGGAATCCGGCCAGGTGGTCATTTCCCGCGCTTCCGGCACCATGACGTTTCCGTGCCGCTTCATGCTGGCAGCCGCCATGAATCCGTGCCCCTGCGGCTATCTGGGCGACAGGAGAAGAACCTGCACCTGTCCCCCGGCGCAGGTCGCACGCTACCGCCGCAAGATTTCAGGACCGCTTCTGGACCGGTTCGACTTGCTGATGGAAGTTCCCGCCGTGGACCCCTCTATTCTGGCCTCCGCACCCGCCGGGGAATGTTCCGCCGGCATCAGGGAACGCGTGATGGCCGCCCGGCAGCTCCAGTGCAGCAGATATGCGGGCACTCCCTTCCGCAGCAATGCGGCACTTTCCGGAAAAGCGCTCCAGAGGCATTGCCGCCTGCTGCCGGAAAGCCGCGCCATCCTGCTCCGCGCCGTGGAAGAACTGGCCCTTTCCGCCAGAGCCTACGACCGCATTCTGAAGGTGGCCCGCACCATAGCGGATCTGGAGGGCAGCCCTGATATTCAGGATTCCCATTTGTATGAGGCCGTGCAGTACCGGGCCTTTGAACATTCTCTCCGGGAATGA
- a CDS encoding O-acetylhomoserine aminocarboxypropyltransferase/cysteine synthase family protein: MSQELRPETLCVQAGWTPRKGEPRVLPIYQSTTFKYETSEQMAKLFDLEEAGFFYTRLQNPTNEAVARKIAELEGGVAAILTSSGQAASFFAVFNICEAGDHIVSTASIYGGTYNLFAVTFRKMGIEVTFVDQDAPAEEIAKAFRPNTKALFAETVSNPTLCVLDIRKMADIAHAHGVPLIVDNTFATPINCRPFEWGADIVTHSTTKYMDGHAAAVGGVIVDSGNFDWEAHRDKFPGLTEPDPSYHGLSYSKSFGKGAYITKATVQLMRDLGSIQSPQNAFLLNLGLETLHLRVPRHCENAQKVAEFLQGQEDVAWINYPGLPSNKYHDLARKQFRNGQSCGVVTFGIKGGRERAIKFMDSLKLAAIVTHVADSRTCVLHPASHTHRQLTDEQLMEAGVRPDLIRFSVGTEAAEDIIADLKQALEAIR; the protein is encoded by the coding sequence ATGAGTCAGGAATTGAGACCGGAAACCCTGTGCGTGCAGGCGGGCTGGACCCCCAGAAAGGGTGAACCCCGCGTATTGCCCATTTACCAGAGCACCACGTTCAAGTATGAAACCAGCGAACAAATGGCCAAACTGTTCGATCTGGAGGAAGCCGGATTCTTCTATACGCGCCTCCAGAACCCTACCAATGAGGCGGTTGCCAGAAAAATCGCCGAACTGGAAGGCGGCGTGGCCGCCATTCTGACCTCTTCCGGACAGGCGGCCTCTTTCTTTGCCGTCTTCAACATCTGCGAGGCGGGGGACCACATCGTCAGCACCGCGTCCATTTACGGAGGCACGTACAACCTTTTTGCCGTCACGTTCCGGAAAATGGGCATTGAGGTCACCTTTGTGGACCAGGACGCCCCGGCGGAGGAAATCGCCAAAGCCTTCCGTCCCAATACGAAGGCCCTCTTTGCGGAAACCGTTTCCAACCCCACGCTCTGCGTGCTGGACATCCGCAAAATGGCGGACATCGCCCATGCGCACGGCGTCCCCCTGATCGTGGACAACACCTTCGCCACCCCCATCAACTGCCGCCCCTTTGAATGGGGGGCGGATATCGTCACCCACTCCACCACCAAGTACATGGACGGCCATGCCGCGGCGGTGGGCGGCGTGATCGTGGACAGCGGCAACTTTGACTGGGAAGCCCACAGGGACAAATTCCCGGGCCTGACGGAGCCGGACCCTTCCTATCACGGGCTTTCCTACAGCAAGAGCTTCGGCAAGGGCGCCTACATCACCAAGGCGACCGTCCAGCTCATGCGCGACCTGGGTTCCATTCAATCCCCGCAGAATGCCTTCCTGCTCAACCTGGGCCTGGAAACCCTCCACCTGCGCGTGCCGCGGCACTGTGAAAACGCGCAAAAGGTGGCGGAATTCCTGCAAGGGCAGGAGGATGTGGCCTGGATCAACTATCCGGGCCTGCCGTCCAACAAATACCATGACCTGGCGCGGAAGCAATTCCGCAACGGGCAATCCTGCGGCGTGGTGACCTTCGGCATCAAGGGTGGCCGTGAACGCGCCATCAAGTTCATGGACAGCCTGAAACTGGCCGCCATCGTAACCCATGTGGCGGATTCCCGCACCTGCGTCCTCCATCCCGCCAGCCATACGCACCGCCAGTTGACGGATGAGCAGCTCATGGAGGCGGGCGTCCGGCCGGACCTCATCCGGTTCTCCGTGGGAACGGAAGCCGCGGAAGACATCATTGCGGACCTCAAGCAGGCTCTGGAAGCCATCCGTTAA
- a CDS encoding rhomboid family intramembrane serine protease codes for MRAENENWGDTVREHLFDQRGAVMVHWLILLNVVVFILGFFFQVDIPRDIYPPGRLDLIQLYGAYSEYTCFHEGELWRLFTYQFLHANLGHIMFNMIALWFFGPVVEERFGHLRFLLYYLFCGVAAALFSSLLGYMGFFDPEWRFIPMVGASGSIYGIMAACAVLFPRARVQLLFPPVNLSVRQFALAVLGIACAVIIFQWNNAGGEAGHLGGMFAGFILTLLILWKEKLSSPRRRVVSSSHHSTSHSARRPAGNHPSEEEVDEIMEKISRSGLSSLTEEEREVLRRASRR; via the coding sequence ATGCGAGCGGAGAACGAGAACTGGGGAGATACGGTACGGGAGCATTTGTTTGACCAGCGCGGCGCCGTGATGGTGCACTGGCTGATCCTGCTCAATGTGGTCGTCTTTATCCTCGGGTTTTTCTTCCAGGTGGATATTCCACGGGATATTTACCCGCCGGGCCGTCTGGACCTGATCCAGCTTTACGGGGCCTACAGTGAATACACGTGCTTTCATGAAGGGGAATTGTGGCGATTGTTCACCTACCAGTTCCTGCACGCCAATCTGGGGCACATCATGTTCAACATGATCGCCCTGTGGTTTTTCGGGCCGGTCGTGGAGGAACGCTTCGGCCATCTGCGCTTCCTGCTGTATTATCTCTTCTGCGGCGTGGCGGCGGCCCTGTTTTCCTCCCTGCTGGGGTACATGGGGTTCTTTGATCCGGAATGGCGCTTCATTCCCATGGTGGGGGCCTCCGGCTCCATTTATGGCATCATGGCCGCGTGTGCGGTGCTTTTTCCGCGCGCCCGGGTGCAGCTTCTGTTCCCTCCGGTCAATTTGAGCGTGCGCCAGTTCGCCCTGGCCGTCCTCGGCATCGCCTGCGCCGTCATTATTTTCCAGTGGAACAACGCGGGCGGGGAAGCCGGACACCTGGGCGGCATGTTCGCCGGGTTCATCCTGACATTGCTGATCCTGTGGAAGGAAAAACTGTCCTCTCCCAGGCGGCGGGTCGTTTCTTCCTCCCACCATTCCACCTCGCACTCCGCACGCCGCCCCGCCGGTAACCATCCCTCCGAAGAGGAGGTGGATGAAATCATGGAAAAAATATCCCGCTCCGGCCTGTCCAGCCTGACGGAAGAGGAACGGGAAGTTCTCCGGCGCGCCTCCCGCCGTTGA